One window of the Rhodococcus sovatensis genome contains the following:
- the rnc gene encoding ribonuclease III: MPSKGSSAVKKSSNVDSGGDDRKSLLAALGVVLDESLLTLALTHRSYAYERGGLPTNERLEFLGDSVLGLTITERLYSAHPAKSEGELAKIRASVVNMHALAEVARSLGDGGLGRHLLLGKGEEQTGGRDKPSILADGMESLLGAIHLEHGIDTARRVVLTLFADLLDRAPRLGAGLDWKTSLQELTAEKSLGVPVYEITSTGPDHDKEFTATVLVGGRALGVGIGRNKKEAEQKAASTAWNSLSPAGPQASA; this comes from the coding sequence GTGCCGAGCAAAGGCAGTTCTGCCGTAAAGAAGAGCTCGAACGTCGACAGCGGCGGGGACGACCGAAAGTCGCTCCTCGCCGCTCTTGGCGTTGTATTGGACGAGTCGCTGCTGACGTTGGCGCTGACGCACCGCTCGTACGCGTACGAGCGTGGCGGTCTCCCGACGAACGAACGTCTGGAATTTCTCGGCGATTCGGTTCTCGGCTTGACGATCACCGAGCGCCTCTACTCGGCACATCCGGCCAAGTCGGAGGGTGAGCTTGCCAAGATCCGTGCCAGTGTCGTCAACATGCATGCCTTGGCCGAGGTAGCCCGCAGTCTCGGTGACGGTGGGCTCGGTCGGCATCTCCTGCTCGGTAAAGGCGAGGAGCAAACCGGCGGACGCGACAAGCCGAGCATCCTTGCCGATGGTATGGAGTCCCTTCTGGGGGCAATACACCTCGAGCATGGAATCGATACGGCGCGCCGCGTCGTACTCACGTTGTTCGCCGACTTGCTCGATCGGGCGCCGCGCCTCGGAGCCGGACTCGATTGGAAGACCAGTCTCCAAGAACTGACCGCCGAGAAGTCGCTGGGCGTGCCCGTCTACGAAATCACGTCGACCGGGCCGGATCACGACAAGGAATTCACCGCCACTGTGCTTGTCGGTGGCCGCGCACTCGGCGTCGGGATCGGTCGGAACAAGAAGGAAGCCGAGCAGAAGGCCGCCAGCACGGCGTGGAATTCGTTGTCCCCGGCCGGTCCGCAGGCCTCAGCCTGA
- the rsmD gene encoding 16S rRNA (guanine(966)-N(2))-methyltransferase RsmD: MTRIVAGIAGGRKLKVPPRGTRPTSERVREALFSSLAARMDFEGVAVLDLFAGSGALGLEALSRGAASAVLVESDARAAAVVRENAAAVGLLGAAVRCAPVASVLAGPADATYDLVLADPPYAVTEDAVAHMLSALLSGGWLAPDAIVVLERSSRSPQTSWPDGLEPDKVKKYGETRIEIAVKS, translated from the coding sequence ATGACTCGGATCGTCGCTGGCATCGCAGGGGGTAGGAAGCTGAAGGTGCCGCCTCGCGGTACGCGTCCCACGTCGGAACGCGTCCGTGAGGCGCTGTTCAGCTCGTTGGCGGCCCGCATGGACTTCGAGGGCGTGGCAGTTCTCGACTTGTTCGCAGGTTCCGGAGCGCTTGGCCTGGAAGCTCTTTCGCGTGGTGCGGCATCGGCAGTGTTGGTGGAGTCGGACGCTCGGGCGGCAGCGGTGGTTCGTGAGAACGCTGCCGCCGTCGGCCTCCTCGGCGCGGCAGTTCGGTGCGCTCCTGTCGCGTCGGTGCTCGCAGGGCCAGCAGACGCGACCTACGACCTCGTGCTGGCGGACCCGCCCTACGCCGTCACCGAAGATGCTGTGGCGCATATGCTTTCGGCGTTGCTATCGGGAGGCTGGCTCGCGCCCGATGCAATCGTCGTGCTGGAGCGATCGTCACGCTCGCCGCAGACGTCGTGGCCGGACGGTCTCGAGCCCGACAAGGTCAAGAAGTACGGGGAGACTCGCATCGAGATCGCGGTGAAAAGCTAG
- a CDS encoding acylphosphatase codes for MTDERLTAWVHGQVQGVGFRWWTRSRALELGLVGSATNHADGRVLVVAEGARDRLEQLLSALRGRSTPGTVTLVVESWDPPRGGLSGFVER; via the coding sequence GTGACGGATGAGCGGCTGACCGCCTGGGTGCACGGGCAGGTCCAAGGAGTCGGCTTCCGATGGTGGACGCGGTCGCGAGCACTTGAACTCGGACTTGTCGGCTCGGCGACCAACCATGCGGACGGTCGGGTTCTGGTGGTCGCCGAAGGTGCCCGAGATCGACTCGAACAGCTGCTGTCTGCACTTCGAGGACGATCGACTCCAGGGACCGTGACGCTCGTGGTCGAGAGTTGGGATCCGCCACGAGGGGGTCTGTCCGGATTCGTGGAGCGCTAG
- a CDS encoding pyruvate carboxylase has product MFSKVLVANRGEIAIRAFRASYELGAATVAVFPFEDRNSVHRTKADEAYEIGEKGHPVRAYLSVKEIVAAAKRAGADAVYPGYGFLSENPDLASACAEAGITFVGPSADVLELTGNKARAIAAAKRAGLPVLASSEPSSDVDELVAASESMTFPLFVKAVAGGGGRGMRRVAEPSMLRESIEAAAREAESAFGDPTVFLEQAVIDPRHIEVQILADGQGNVVHLFERDCSLQRRHQKVIELAPAPNLPEELRQRMCADAVAFAKEIGYSCAGTVEFLLDTRGNHVFIEMNPRIQVEHTVTEEVTDVDLVQSQLRIASGETLADLGLSQDNIVLRGAALQCRITTEDPANGFRPDTGRITAYRTPGGAGVRLDGGTTLGAEVGAYFDSMLVKLTCRGRDFDTAIARARRAVAEFRIRGVATNIPFLQAVLVDPDFTQGRVTTSFIEERPELLTSRSSGDRGTKILTYLADVTVNKPHGDRPSPVYPQDKLPEVDFSAPIPDGSRQRLLALGPEGFARDLRNRKALGVTDTTFRDAHQSLLATRVRTSGLLMVAPYVARTTPELLSIEAWGGATYDVALRFLHEDPWDRLAALREAVPNIALQMLLRGRNTVGYTPYPEKVTRSFIAEATDTGIDIFRIFDALNNVDQMRPAIDAVRETGTAIAEVALSYTGDLSNPNETLYTLDYYLKLAEQIVDAGAHVLAIKDMAGLLRAPAARTLVTALRSNFDLPVHVHTHDTPGGQLATYLAAWEAGADAVDGASASMAGTTSQPALSAIVAAAAHTDRDTGLDLQAVCDLEPYWEALRKVYAPFESGLPSPTGRVYTHEIPGGQLSNLRQQAIALGLGDRFETVEANYAAADRMLGRLVKVTPSSKVVGDLALALVGAGASAEEFAENPSKFDIPDSVIGFLRGELGTPAGGWPEPLRTKALQGRGEAKPETPLAAEDEKSLDGTSAQRRDTLNRLLFPGPTAELAAHREKYGDTSRLSANQFFYGLRQGDEHRVQLEKGVELLIGLEAISDADERGMRTVMCILNGQLRPVSVRDRSISSEVPTVEKADRSNSGHVPAPFAGVVTLSVAEGDKVAIGDVVATIEAMKMEAAITAPKSGTVGRLAIGGVQQVEGGDLLVVIGSGSSGEDASAE; this is encoded by the coding sequence ATGTTCTCCAAAGTGTTGGTTGCCAATCGCGGCGAGATCGCTATCCGAGCCTTCCGCGCGTCGTACGAGTTGGGTGCGGCCACCGTGGCCGTCTTCCCGTTCGAGGATCGAAATTCGGTCCACCGGACGAAGGCCGACGAGGCGTACGAGATAGGTGAGAAGGGTCATCCCGTTCGCGCCTATCTGTCGGTGAAGGAGATCGTTGCGGCCGCCAAGCGCGCGGGCGCCGATGCCGTGTACCCGGGGTACGGATTTCTGTCCGAGAATCCCGATCTCGCCTCGGCGTGCGCCGAGGCCGGGATTACGTTCGTCGGACCTTCGGCAGATGTGCTCGAGCTGACCGGGAACAAGGCTCGCGCGATCGCTGCAGCGAAGCGCGCCGGACTACCCGTTCTTGCGTCCTCGGAGCCGTCGAGTGATGTCGATGAGCTGGTGGCGGCGTCGGAGTCGATGACATTCCCTCTCTTCGTCAAAGCCGTTGCAGGCGGCGGTGGCCGCGGAATGCGCCGGGTGGCCGAGCCCTCGATGCTTCGTGAGTCGATCGAAGCTGCCGCACGTGAGGCAGAATCCGCCTTCGGCGACCCGACGGTATTCCTCGAGCAGGCGGTCATCGATCCGCGCCACATCGAGGTTCAGATTCTGGCCGATGGCCAGGGCAACGTGGTGCACCTGTTCGAGCGTGATTGCTCGTTGCAGCGGCGGCATCAGAAGGTCATCGAACTCGCGCCTGCTCCCAATCTCCCCGAAGAACTTCGGCAGCGCATGTGTGCGGACGCCGTGGCGTTCGCCAAGGAAATCGGGTATTCCTGCGCCGGCACCGTCGAATTCCTGCTCGACACTCGCGGCAACCACGTCTTCATCGAGATGAATCCGCGAATTCAGGTGGAGCACACGGTAACCGAGGAGGTCACCGACGTTGACCTGGTCCAGTCGCAGCTGCGGATCGCGTCGGGGGAGACCCTCGCCGATCTCGGGCTCAGTCAGGACAACATCGTGCTTCGCGGTGCGGCATTGCAGTGCCGCATCACCACCGAGGACCCGGCCAACGGATTCCGGCCGGACACCGGCCGGATCACTGCATATCGCACCCCGGGCGGTGCAGGCGTCCGACTCGATGGTGGCACCACCCTCGGCGCCGAGGTCGGCGCCTACTTCGACTCGATGCTGGTCAAACTGACCTGTCGCGGAAGGGATTTCGATACAGCCATCGCGCGAGCCCGGCGAGCGGTCGCCGAGTTCCGCATCCGCGGAGTGGCGACCAACATCCCGTTCTTGCAGGCCGTTCTCGTCGATCCGGATTTCACCCAGGGACGAGTGACCACCTCGTTCATCGAGGAACGCCCGGAGCTGCTGACTTCGCGTAGCTCGGGGGATCGCGGCACGAAGATCCTGACGTACCTCGCGGATGTGACGGTCAACAAGCCACACGGTGACCGCCCGTCTCCGGTGTACCCGCAGGACAAGCTGCCCGAGGTGGACTTCTCGGCGCCGATTCCCGACGGTAGTCGTCAGCGTCTGCTTGCGCTCGGCCCGGAAGGGTTCGCTCGGGACCTGCGGAACCGTAAGGCTCTCGGGGTCACCGACACGACATTTCGTGACGCCCACCAGTCTCTGCTGGCTACCCGCGTGCGCACCTCGGGTCTGCTGATGGTCGCGCCGTACGTCGCGCGCACGACTCCGGAGCTGCTGTCGATCGAGGCATGGGGAGGTGCGACCTACGATGTGGCGCTGCGCTTCCTGCACGAGGATCCATGGGACCGTCTGGCTGCCCTGCGCGAGGCCGTACCGAACATCGCGCTGCAGATGTTGCTGCGTGGCCGAAACACCGTGGGATACACGCCGTACCCGGAGAAGGTGACCCGCTCGTTCATTGCGGAGGCGACCGATACCGGTATCGATATCTTCCGTATCTTCGACGCGCTGAACAACGTCGATCAGATGCGCCCGGCGATCGACGCGGTTCGCGAAACCGGCACTGCGATAGCCGAAGTCGCGCTCAGCTACACCGGCGACCTGTCCAATCCGAACGAGACGCTGTACACCCTGGACTACTACCTGAAACTTGCCGAGCAGATCGTCGATGCCGGTGCCCACGTACTGGCGATCAAGGACATGGCGGGGCTCCTGCGCGCGCCGGCAGCTCGAACGTTGGTGACCGCGCTACGCAGTAACTTCGACCTGCCGGTGCACGTGCATACTCATGACACCCCCGGCGGGCAGTTGGCGACGTATCTCGCGGCGTGGGAGGCAGGTGCCGACGCAGTCGACGGTGCCAGCGCGTCCATGGCGGGTACGACGAGTCAGCCCGCGCTGTCCGCGATCGTCGCTGCGGCCGCGCACACCGATCGTGACACCGGTCTGGATCTGCAGGCGGTGTGCGATCTGGAGCCGTACTGGGAGGCGCTGCGGAAGGTGTACGCGCCGTTCGAGTCCGGATTGCCGTCGCCGACCGGACGCGTCTACACACATGAGATTCCCGGCGGGCAGTTGTCCAATCTGCGACAGCAGGCGATCGCCCTGGGCCTCGGCGATCGATTCGAGACGGTGGAGGCCAACTATGCCGCTGCCGACCGGATGTTGGGCAGATTGGTCAAGGTGACGCCGAGCTCGAAGGTCGTCGGGGATCTGGCGCTTGCACTCGTCGGTGCGGGGGCCTCTGCGGAGGAGTTCGCCGAGAATCCGAGCAAGTTCGATATCCCGGATTCGGTGATCGGCTTTCTGCGCGGAGAGCTCGGAACACCGGCAGGTGGCTGGCCCGAGCCGTTGCGGACCAAGGCGTTGCAGGGTCGCGGTGAGGCCAAACCGGAAACACCTCTCGCAGCCGAGGACGAGAAGTCGCTCGATGGAACGTCCGCTCAGCGCCGAGACACGTTGAATAGGTTGCTCTTTCCCGGCCCGACCGCAGAACTGGCGGCGCATCGCGAGAAGTACGGCGATACGTCGCGGTTGTCGGCAAATCAATTCTTCTACGGTTTGCGTCAAGGCGACGAGCATCGAGTGCAGCTCGAGAAGGGCGTCGAGTTGTTGATCGGTCTGGAGGCGATCTCCGACGCCGACGAGCGAGGTATGCGGACGGTGATGTGCATTCTGAATGGGCAGCTTCGGCCGGTGTCGGTGCGCGATCGATCCATCTCGAGCGAAGTACCGACTGTCGAGAAGGCCGACCGGTCGAACTCCGGGCACGTGCCTGCTCCGTTCGCCGGTGTGGTGACCCTGTCGGTCGCCGAGGGCGACAAGGTAGCGATCGGTGACGTCGTGGCAACGATCGAAGCGATGAAGATGGAGGCCGCGATCACCGCCCCGAAGAGCGGTACCGTCGGACGTCTCGCCATCGGTGGCGTGCAGCAGGTCGAAGGTGGGGACCTGCTCGTGGTGATCGGAAGTGGATCGTCCGGCGAGGACGCATCTGCCGAATGA
- a CDS encoding OsmC family protein, whose amino-acid sequence MADESTPTSLWVERTGTRRYTGKSSRGAEVLIGSESVEGVFTPGELLKIALAACTGMSSDLPLSRRLGDSYDATVEVSGHADRENELYPELNEILKVDLSELDPEAQERLLTVVERAIDKVCTVGRTLKAGTTITLDIDVDA is encoded by the coding sequence ATGGCTGACGAAAGCACCCCGACATCGCTGTGGGTAGAACGCACCGGAACCCGCCGCTACACCGGCAAGAGCTCGCGCGGCGCCGAGGTGTTGATCGGATCCGAGTCGGTGGAGGGCGTCTTCACTCCGGGCGAGCTCCTGAAGATCGCACTTGCCGCGTGCACCGGAATGAGTTCCGATCTGCCGCTCTCTCGCCGTTTGGGCGACAGCTACGACGCCACCGTCGAGGTGTCCGGGCATGCGGACCGCGAGAACGAGCTCTATCCGGAACTCAACGAAATCCTCAAAGTGGACCTCAGCGAACTGGATCCGGAAGCGCAGGAACGGCTACTGACTGTGGTCGAGCGGGCCATCGACAAAGTGTGCACCGTCGGTCGCACGCTGAAGGCAGGCACGACCATCACTCTGGACATAGACGTGGACGCCTGA
- the rpmF gene encoding 50S ribosomal protein L32, with amino-acid sequence MAVPKRKMSRSNTRSRRAQWKTTAPTLVTCPNRGCGEKTMPHIVCPSCGTYKGRQVAAAV; translated from the coding sequence GTGGCTGTCCCGAAGCGTAAAATGTCGCGTTCCAACACGAGGTCGCGTCGTGCACAGTGGAAAACCACTGCACCCACCCTCGTGACGTGCCCCAACCGCGGTTGTGGCGAGAAGACGATGCCGCACATCGTGTGCCCGTCGTGTGGCACGTACAAGGGCCGCCAGGTCGCAGCAGCTGTCTGA
- a CDS encoding DUF177 domain-containing protein, with translation MKQIQRTVAAPTRIGLDAIAIEAGSPVELDLRLESVSEGVLVTGTVRADTAGECTRCLEPVTGSVDVYLTELFAYPNSVTEETTDEDEIRRILDDQIDVEPVVVDSVGLELPLNPLCREDCEGLCSECGVRLAIAGSEHSHDILDPRWAGLAAKFGVGTEPSNKLVNNEAEEK, from the coding sequence ATGAAGCAGATACAGCGCACGGTCGCCGCGCCCACGCGGATCGGACTCGACGCGATCGCGATCGAGGCGGGTTCTCCCGTGGAACTCGATCTCAGGCTCGAATCCGTGTCCGAGGGCGTGCTGGTGACCGGCACGGTTCGAGCCGACACGGCAGGCGAGTGCACCCGGTGCCTGGAACCGGTGACGGGTTCGGTGGATGTCTACCTGACCGAGCTTTTCGCCTACCCCAACAGTGTCACCGAAGAGACGACCGACGAGGACGAGATCCGTCGCATCCTCGACGATCAGATCGACGTCGAACCAGTCGTCGTGGATTCTGTCGGATTGGAGCTTCCGCTGAATCCGCTGTGCCGCGAAGACTGCGAAGGATTGTGCTCCGAATGTGGCGTTCGCCTGGCGATTGCTGGATCCGAGCACAGTCATGACATACTGGATCCTCGCTGGGCTGGTCTTGCAGCCAAATTTGGCGTGGGAACAGAACCGAGCAACAAACTTGTGAACAACGAAGCCGAGGAGAAGTAG
- the mutM gene encoding bifunctional DNA-formamidopyrimidine glycosylase/DNA-(apurinic or apyrimidinic site) lyase: MPELPEVEVVRRGLESHIVGSTIESVDVLHPRAVRRHFAGGRDLVGQLSGRRISSAERRGKYLWLPLDPRDVAIVVHLGMSGQMLVQPPTVPDEKHLRIRARLDNGAELRFVDQRTFGGWAIAPLEEVDGSIVPEPVAHIARDPVDPLFDAEAVVTVLRGKHTEIKRALLDQTVLSGVGNIYADEALWRSKIHGNRIAETLTRPALRRLLTAVHAVMGEALAQGGTSFDALYVNVNGESGYFDRSLDAYGQEGLPCSRCGSPIRREKFMNRSSFSCPKCQPRPRITRS; the protein is encoded by the coding sequence ATGCCCGAACTGCCCGAGGTCGAGGTCGTTCGACGCGGACTCGAATCTCACATCGTCGGTTCCACCATCGAGTCGGTCGATGTTCTCCATCCGCGAGCGGTACGGCGTCACTTCGCAGGCGGCCGGGATCTCGTCGGGCAATTGAGTGGTCGCCGAATTTCCTCTGCCGAGCGTCGAGGGAAGTACTTGTGGCTTCCCCTCGATCCTCGCGACGTCGCTATCGTGGTTCACCTCGGGATGAGCGGTCAGATGCTGGTCCAGCCTCCTACAGTGCCGGACGAGAAACACCTACGGATCCGAGCGCGGCTGGACAACGGCGCCGAACTGAGATTCGTCGATCAGCGAACCTTCGGTGGTTGGGCGATAGCCCCACTCGAGGAAGTGGACGGTTCTATCGTTCCGGAACCGGTGGCACACATCGCTCGCGATCCCGTAGATCCTCTGTTCGATGCCGAGGCCGTCGTCACGGTGTTGCGCGGCAAGCACACCGAGATCAAGCGAGCCCTTCTGGATCAGACCGTGCTGTCCGGAGTCGGAAACATCTATGCCGACGAAGCGCTGTGGCGTTCGAAGATCCACGGAAATCGGATCGCCGAGACTCTGACGCGCCCGGCGCTGCGGCGGTTGCTGACAGCGGTACATGCTGTGATGGGTGAGGCGCTGGCTCAGGGTGGAACGTCGTTCGACGCTCTGTATGTCAACGTCAACGGCGAGTCCGGCTACTTCGATCGCTCGCTGGACGCCTACGGTCAGGAAGGACTTCCGTGCTCCCGCTGTGGAAGTCCGATCAGGCGTGAGAAGTTCATGAACAGATCGTCGTTCAGCTGCCCGAAGTGCCAGCCGAGACCGAGAATTACTCGGTCCTGA
- the coaD gene encoding pantetheine-phosphate adenylyltransferase, giving the protein MTGAVCPGSFDPVTKGHLDVITRAAAQFDEVIVTVMINKSKRGLFTVDERIEMIGEATAHLENVRISSWHGLLVDYAKQEGHTAIVKGLRGANDFDYELQMAQMNQKLSGVDTLFIPANPRWSFLSSSLVKEVATFGGDVEDMVPDCVYSRLLTRIAERQAE; this is encoded by the coding sequence ATGACTGGAGCGGTGTGCCCTGGATCCTTCGACCCGGTGACCAAGGGTCACCTCGACGTCATCACCAGAGCTGCAGCGCAGTTCGACGAGGTCATCGTCACGGTCATGATCAACAAGAGCAAGCGTGGGCTCTTCACCGTGGACGAGCGCATCGAGATGATCGGTGAGGCAACGGCGCACCTCGAGAACGTTCGCATCTCCTCCTGGCACGGTCTGCTCGTCGACTACGCCAAGCAAGAGGGACACACAGCCATCGTCAAGGGTCTCCGCGGCGCCAACGACTTCGACTACGAACTCCAGATGGCCCAGATGAACCAGAAGTTGTCCGGAGTCGACACTCTCTTCATACCGGCGAACCCGAGATGGAGTTTTCTCTCCAGTTCGCTCGTGAAGGAAGTAGCGACGTTCGGGGGCGACGTCGAGGACATGGTTCCCGACTGCGTGTACTCGCGGCTTCTGACTCGGATCGCCGAGCGTCAGGCCGAATAA
- a CDS encoding SMP-30/gluconolactonase/LRE family protein, which produces MKIRAAAAVGAMAAGLLVFSPTASASPVCTSWSVSTVASGYGMLENLAFGGDGSMYLSETSPIGPGSIQRLTPDTVRSVAVSDVSSPGGLVVHDRTLYFATGNSTAAGLFGTPDGTVDVVDLESGVRSTFARGLVMPNGLARSSDGAFFATRNLGAPTGLTLVPSAAPHEPAVVRTDLGTANGIAIDGDTLYVSNTFEPELRITVMDARDPGGAVRTIPVDGFGPLTASDDMTVGPDGRIYLAQNLAGRILRIDPKDGSSCVIATGMPLTTSVSFGGTGWDSSSVYATSFDGTVRQVSPS; this is translated from the coding sequence ATGAAAATCCGAGCTGCTGCCGCGGTCGGGGCGATGGCTGCAGGACTGCTGGTGTTTTCGCCTACCGCGTCCGCGTCTCCGGTGTGTACGTCGTGGTCCGTGAGCACGGTGGCGTCGGGATACGGGATGCTGGAGAACCTTGCGTTCGGCGGAGACGGCTCGATGTATCTGTCGGAAACCTCGCCCATCGGCCCGGGGAGTATTCAGCGGTTGACCCCGGACACCGTGCGGTCGGTGGCGGTGTCCGACGTGTCTTCGCCGGGAGGCTTGGTCGTACACGACCGCACGCTCTATTTCGCAACGGGAAATAGCACGGCCGCAGGACTTTTCGGCACCCCGGACGGGACCGTGGACGTCGTGGATCTCGAGTCGGGGGTTCGTTCGACCTTCGCACGCGGCCTCGTGATGCCCAACGGACTCGCGAGATCGTCCGACGGGGCCTTCTTCGCCACCCGCAATCTCGGGGCCCCGACGGGTCTCACACTCGTGCCCAGTGCTGCGCCGCATGAGCCGGCGGTGGTACGCACCGACCTCGGTACGGCCAACGGGATCGCGATCGACGGGGACACGCTGTACGTATCGAACACGTTCGAGCCCGAACTCCGGATCACAGTGATGGACGCGCGCGATCCCGGCGGCGCCGTTCGGACGATCCCGGTGGACGGTTTCGGCCCCCTCACTGCCTCGGACGATATGACGGTGGGACCGGACGGTCGGATCTACCTGGCGCAGAATCTCGCCGGTCGCATCCTTCGGATAGATCCGAAGGATGGCTCCTCGTGCGTGATCGCCACCGGTATGCCGCTCACTACCTCCGTCAGCTTCGGCGGCACCGGCTGGGACAGCTCGTCCGTGTACGCCACCAGCTTCGACGGCACGGTTCGACAGGTATCACCCTCGTGA
- a CDS encoding DivIVA domain-containing protein yields the protein MYRVFEALDELVAIVEEARGVPMTAGCVVPRGDVLELLDDVRDSIPGELDDAQDVLDHRDKLVGDARATAEKTVTTANNEAQDTVENARDSADRILADAKAQADRMVAEAKAHAEQLVDDATDSAERTVEQGQQEYDALTTRARTEADRMIEAGQTSYDRAVADGVEEQARLVAQTEVVQAAHAESARVIDEAHAESDRMRSECDVYVDTKLAEFEEFLTGTIRSVGRGRQQLRTGSGVPDYGSEQGDDFRRPRR from the coding sequence GTGTACCGCGTATTCGAGGCACTCGACGAGCTCGTCGCCATTGTCGAGGAGGCGCGCGGTGTCCCGATGACGGCGGGCTGCGTCGTCCCCCGTGGTGATGTGCTTGAACTTCTCGACGACGTCCGAGATTCGATTCCGGGCGAACTCGACGACGCCCAGGACGTGCTCGACCATAGGGACAAGTTGGTCGGTGACGCCCGAGCCACCGCCGAGAAGACCGTCACCACTGCCAACAACGAGGCGCAGGACACCGTCGAGAACGCGCGGGATTCCGCCGATCGGATCCTTGCCGATGCCAAGGCCCAGGCCGACCGCATGGTGGCCGAGGCGAAGGCGCACGCGGAGCAACTCGTCGACGACGCCACCGACTCCGCGGAACGCACCGTCGAGCAGGGTCAGCAGGAGTACGACGCGTTGACCACGAGAGCTCGGACCGAGGCCGATCGCATGATCGAGGCAGGTCAGACGTCGTACGACCGAGCGGTCGCCGATGGCGTCGAGGAACAGGCCCGGTTGGTCGCACAAACCGAGGTGGTGCAAGCAGCACACGCCGAGTCGGCGCGAGTCATCGACGAAGCTCATGCCGAGTCGGACCGGATGCGCAGCGAATGCGACGTGTACGTCGACACCAAGCTCGCCGAGTTCGAGGAATTCCTCACCGGAACGATCAGGTCTGTCGGTCGGGGTCGCCAGCAGCTACGTACCGGGTCGGGAGTTCCTGACTACGGCTCGGAGCAGGGTGACGACTTCCGACGGCCCCGTCGCTAG